The window AACTTTCCGAAGTGATGGAAATGGAACAACGCATGACCGGCCGCGACATCGGCATTATGGCCGACAGCAACGATGACGAAGACAGCTTCGCCCCCATCGACTGGCTGGCCGACAACAACACCGAGCCCACCCAGCAAATCGCCCAAAAAGCGCATTACGCCCTGCAAACCGAAGGCCTGCAAAACGCGCTGGCCAAACTCGACGACCGCAGCCGCCGCATCGTAGAAACCCGCTGGCTGCAAGACGACGGCGGCCTGACCCTGCATGAATTGGCCGCAGAATACGGCGTATCCGCCGAGCGCATCCGCCAAATTGAAGCCAAAGCCATGCAGAAACTGCGCGGTTTTCTGGCTGAGGAAGCCGAAGCGGTTTAAAGCGTAAAGCCGCCCGCCAACCAAGGCCGTCTGAAATTTCAGACGGCCTTTTTAACGGTTAGACATCCGGCTTGTTGCTGAAAAAAGTATTGCAGCCGGAGACAACAAACGCAGCATAAGTCCGGCCCCAAAATTCCGCTTGGCTGGCGGTTTGCGGGTATTTTTTTTCGCGGGCAGAGCAGAGCCCACCGCAACAGCTGCTTTACGGCCTGCACGGCATCAAACCAGCCGAAACCCGGCATGGTTGACAGAACAACGCCGACAAAGCCCAGCTGCCTGAATGTTCAGATTGTTTTTTTAACATAAACACCATTCAAAATAATACCCATTTCAAAAAGCAAGCTGCCAGCCTCAACCTATAATGGAATGAAGCAAGAAGTGATACCAGGCAGCAAGCCGCAGGCAGTACAATCAGCACGACAAGGCGCAGCAACGCGGCCATAGCACTTTTTATTCATTTCACCATACCTTATGTGCCTGCTGTTCCACCTTGATATTGCATTTAAACAAACAGGCCGTCTGAAAGCCATATAGGTTTTCAGACGGCCTGTTTGTTTCTACCCCGATTAACCGTAGCGGCGCTGGAATTCCTGCATAAAGTCAATCAATGCTTCCACACCTTGCAAGGTCATCGCATTGTAGATGCTGGCGCGCATACCGCCCATGGATTTATAACCGCGCAAAAGCTGCAAACCGCGGGTGGTGGATTCTTGTGCAAACAATTCATCCAACTCTTTGCTGCCGGTGTGGAAAACCACATTCATCTTAGAGCGCGCACCCGGATGCACCCGGTTAATATAGAAACCGCCGCTGTTATCAATGGCCTCATACAACGTTTTGGCCTTGAGCGTATTGATAATTTCCATATGCTCCACACCGCCTTGCGATTGCAGCCAGCGGAACACCAAGCCGGAAATGTAAATCGGATAAGTGGCCGGTGTGTTATACATGCCCTGTTTGTTAATGTGTGATTTGTAGTTCCACACATCGGGAACGCGGTCAGAACAGCGCTCCAGCAAATCTTCGCGGATAATCACAATAGTTGCGCCCGAAGGACCAATGTTTTTTTGTGCACCGGCATAAATCATGCCGAAATCGCTGACATTAATCTTGCGCGACAGAATCTCGCTCGACATATCACACACCAACGGCGGCATATCATCGCCCAATTTCGGCACTTCACGGTATTGCAGGCCGTGCACGGTTTCATTAATCACAAAATGCACAAATGCCGAACTTTTATCAATATCCCAAGCAGACACCGGCGGCAGATTGGTGTAATTGAATTGCTCGCCGCCATGCGCCGCCAAATGAATTTCCGCATCCGACAATTTGCCCATCTGGCTGTGGGCGATACGGCTCCAGTTGCCCGTTACCACCGAATCCACACGCTTGAAACCATTGGCCAGATTCATCACCGCCATATTGAATTGCGAGCTGGCACCACCCTGTAAAAACAACACCTTGTAATTATCGGGAATATCCATCAGCTGACGCAGATCCTGCTCGGCATGATACAGAATGCTCATAAACACATCCGAACGGTGGCTCATGGTCATCACCGAAAAGCCGGTGCCGTTGTAATCAAACATTTCGCTCTGCGCCGTGCGCAATACCGATTCGGGCAAAATGGCAGGGCCGGCTGAAAAATTATAAATAGGAGTGGGGGTCATGATGGTGTGCCTTATCAACAGTTAAAACCGTGCCGTCCTCAATGCATCGCAGGCGCGCCGGTTTGCAGAAATATACATAAATTAACGCATGATTCTAGACCTCGCAACCGCTTTCCGCAAGCCATCAAGCGATATTTTTCAGACGGCCTCTCAAAATGCCTGCCAGTGATTTTATATTATTCAACTCTAAAAAATCGAAAAATAAATGCTTATTCCCTAAAATATTAAATTTTTCAAATAAAAATCACCAATTATTTCAAAAAAGCCCGAAAAGCCGCCCCACCGGCAAAACCGCAACAGCCCGCCATAACCGCCCCCGCAAGCCGATATTTTTCAGGCGGCCCGAGTACCCGCTGCGCCGCCCGCCCCAACCCATAGATGCAAATACTTTTCTTTGACGGATAAACAGGTTATAATTAAGAAATTTTTCAATTTCCAAAAAGAAAAATGGCCACAGGGCCATTTTTTTGTTTTCGTGGAGTAAAATGGATATTCAAACCATTCTAGACAAAACCCTGCCCGGCCTCGGTTACGAGCTTGTCGATTTCGAGCTGACCGCCCAAGGCGATTTGCGCGTATTCATCGACAAAACAGGCGGCATTACCGTGGAAGACTGTGCCACCGTCAGCAACCATTTAAGCCGCCTTTTTATGGTGGAAGACATCGATTACAAACGCCTGGAAATTTCCAGCCCCGGCCTTGACCGCCCCCTCAAAAAAGCCGCCGATTTCGTGCGCTTTTCCGGCCAGCAGGCCAAAATCAAAACCCGCCTGCCGGTTGAGGGCCAAAAAAACTTTATCGGCCGCATCGAAGGCTGTGAAAACGATATCGTGCGCATCAGCTTCGACGGCAAAACCGCTGAAATAGAATTGGGCAATATCGACAAAGCCCGCCTGCGTCCCGAATTTAAATTTTAAGCGCTTTTCGAAATAACGGCAGCAAGCGCACAGCAAGTTATTTAAAAAAACACCTAAAAAATACCGACAAATTATTAAATTAACGGAGAATCCTGACCATGAGTCGTGAAATGTTACAACTGGCCGAAGCGTTGGCCAGCGAAAAAAACGTAGACACCGAAGTGGTTTTCGATGCCCTTGAGTTTGCATTAAGCACCGCAGCCAAGAAAAAAGCCGACCGCGAGCATATGGATGTGCGCGTAGAAATCGACCGCGACAGCGGCGAATACCGCACCTTCCGCCGCTGGCTGATTGTGGCCGACGAAGACTACACCTACCCCGATGTTGAAAAAACCATCGAGGAAATTCAAGAAGAAATTCCCGGCACCACCATTCAAATCGGCGAATATCATGAAGAGCAGCTGGAAAACGAAGGCTTCGGCCGCCAGGCTGCCCAAACCGCCAAGCAAATCATTCTGCAACGCATCCGCGATGCCGAGCGCGAACAGATTCTGGAAGAGTTTCTGTCGCGCAAAGAAGATATCGTGATGGGCACGGTAAAACGCGTAGAACGCCACGGCACCGTCATTGAAATCGGCAAGCTCGATGCACTGCTGCCGCGCGACCAAATGATTCCGCGTGAAAACTTCCGCAACGGCGACCGCGTGCGTGCGCTCTTTCTGCGTGTTGACGAAATCGGCAATACCGGCC of the Uruburuella testudinis genome contains:
- the serC gene encoding phosphoserine transaminase, with the protein product MTPTPIYNFSAGPAILPESVLRTAQSEMFDYNGTGFSVMTMSHRSDVFMSILYHAEQDLRQLMDIPDNYKVLFLQGGASSQFNMAVMNLANGFKRVDSVVTGNWSRIAHSQMGKLSDAEIHLAAHGGEQFNYTNLPPVSAWDIDKSSAFVHFVINETVHGLQYREVPKLGDDMPPLVCDMSSEILSRKINVSDFGMIYAGAQKNIGPSGATIVIIREDLLERCSDRVPDVWNYKSHINKQGMYNTPATYPIYISGLVFRWLQSQGGVEHMEIINTLKAKTLYEAIDNSGGFYINRVHPGARSKMNVVFHTGSKELDELFAQESTTRGLQLLRGYKSMGGMRASIYNAMTLQGVEALIDFMQEFQRRYG
- the rimP gene encoding ribosome maturation factor RimP translates to MDIQTILDKTLPGLGYELVDFELTAQGDLRVFIDKTGGITVEDCATVSNHLSRLFMVEDIDYKRLEISSPGLDRPLKKAADFVRFSGQQAKIKTRLPVEGQKNFIGRIEGCENDIVRISFDGKTAEIELGNIDKARLRPEFKF